The DNA sequence taaaattaccatttatggaattggtaattttaccgaggaatctcggtaaaattcttgaactttctcggtaattctactggaccttggtaaaaacgccaatattttttatcgactgtggtagaattgccgagataaaatggcaaaataaccaggaattgattaccaataaaagtggtattcttacctgaaaaacagtaaaaataccggtttttcggtaagcttaccagtctgtctcggttaaattaccaataattggtaaaaaaaagtgagaaggTAAAGGTACcaaacggaccttggtaaaaacgccgataattttttttcagtgcacaagCTGGTTTCAGCTGGATCACTGTGTATCTGCGAAAGAGCTCTCATAGGCACTTACGCCCCTTCTCTTAGAACGCAGTTGCTTCGAGGCAAACAGACCTCCTCTCTCCCAACAAACTCTGGTTTCTTCTTGTAAAGTGCCATCCATTTGTACCATTAGTTTACTTAGTTTAGtagtagatacgtggttttatgGATGAACCAGAGACAGTGGTTTTTTGCTGCATAGTGTAACTATCCATGGTTCGCTTGAACggaaatgaactacattttgcagtaaggatttacaatttctggcttattgtAGAAACAACACATGTGCCAAAAGTTTTCCTACCCAGATAGGTGTTGTTATGTATGAGCTAGAAActgtggctccttattgcaaaatgcagtccatgtaATCAGAATCAGGCTAACTACATCAGATGGTTCGTATTCTCTAGTCAGTCTtgtacatttggacgtatttctgttgaacggaactaagcgccaaattgagttctaTTGGGGGATTTtggaatcccggatagcgcgttctgtcaaacggaactaagcgccatgaaaaagcattgcgagtctaagacggaacgagcatcgcgttccacaacacccgccaatccaagcccccccccctctcccttcctcctcctatggcgcttagttccgtttgatagaaatacgtccatttacaaGCCCATACTTTAAATCTTTCAAGATGCCCTTACTCTCCCTCTATACCCAGCACCTCTAATTCTGATAAACGCGTTACCTTGATGTAGCTCTCTATAAGACGTCTTTACTCTTCCTCTATACCCAGTTCCCCTAATTCTGATAAACGCGTTATAGTTTGATGAAGCTCTTTACTTTTTCTGACAGATACTTGGCATGGCTGGTGTACTGGGTGGCGCAAGGCTGCGTCCTGGTGGGGATCTCGGAGATAGCCCACGGGTGCGGTCACCACTCTTTCAGCGACCACGAGTGGCTTGACGACGTCGTAGGGTTGCTCCTCTTCTCACCTCTCCTCATCCCTTACTTCTCCTTTCAATTCTCGCACGGCAGACACCACGCCAACATGGGCTCCATCGGCCGCGAGGAAGCCCTCGCCACGAAGCGGAGGGATGCCCTCAGCCAGGGAGGCGAGAGGATCTTCCAGTGGCTCCGCAAAACGCCTTTCAGGCTCATCATCATCGTCGGGGGACTCCTCTTCGGGGTCCAGCTCTCCCTCACCGTCGGGTTCGGTGGCAGGTAAGCCGTAAGCTAGCCTCGATTCTTATTAAGTGAATGCAGCTCGATGGACGGGACTGGGACATGTCGTCGCTCCTCCCACGTAAAAGCGTGTCTCGATTTAGCTCGATTCAGCGACGGTCTCAAGCTCCATATAACGCCATACTTTCCGGGGCCCATGaaaaaaacggagttatgaccAAGACCATACGTTGGATGAGTAACGATTTGTGACAGGGCCTAGGAATTGTGGACTCGAAACAAAAGGCCAAGCTTTACAGGAGAGCGTATAAACGCGATTTGTGTCGAAATTATCGCAAATTCCTCCGATTGCCTACCTCGTAGGTGGGGGAATATTCTCAGGATTGGCTAAGAATATGCCAAAAATGATTTGGCAGATCGTCAGGAGAGTACAATTTTTGAGGCAAATCTCTCCGTGAGGAGAGAAGGATTCTAAAAAGATTCTTAGCGTACTCCTAGACAAAAATATGCCAagtacattttcaaaagaaccaTGAGAGACACTTACAGTGGGGTTTTTTTAGGAGCTGTGTTTAGTTCTAGAGAAAGGCAATAGTAGGAATATTCGAGGAAAATTCTGAGCAGATTattacatgaaaatagtattCCCGGAATATTCTTAGCGTAATTCAAGCAAGTTTCTTATATAAATCGTGGAACATTTTCAAACTATAGCTTACTGACAGAATACTCTCAACATAAATGCTTCCTAATCTTTCCAACAacgtttttcctcttctttttgacAGACAATATAACCAAATCTCCAGTCTCCTCAATCCTTGGAGTCCGATCTTCAGTCGAAAACAGCGGCTCCAAGTCGTCATATCCGACGTCTTCCTAGCAGCCGCCCTGTACACGTACTATCAAATAGGAGCGACGCAAGGGTGGGAATGGTTCTTATGCGTTTACGGAGGCCCTTACGTCGTCCACAACGCTTTGGCAGTCATGATGGTATCCCTGTCACACATGCACCCAGCGCTGCCGCGTTACGACGCCGACGAGTGGGACTGGCTCCGGGGATCCCTCAGCACGGTCGACAGAGACTGGGGCGTCCTCAACCACACGTTCCACCACATGCCCGACCTCCACGTGGTTCACCACCTCTTCCCGAAGATGCCGCATTACCACCTCCAGGAGGCCACCCATTACGTGAGGCCCATCTTGGGCGAGTATTATCAGCGCGACACAACGTCTATCTACAAAGCCCTCTTCAGAGAGGTTCAATGCTTGGCTTTTGTCCAGAAAGATAACGACGTTGAACATGGAGGTGTATTCTGGTTTGCCATCGATAAATCATGATCTTCTGGCatgcacaggaaaaaaagtatcttgcattcagagtgcagactcttgaaaaatttgacaagaaactATATTCTTAATTTATCGGGCTTCAATCAAGGAGCTCACCTCTTaatgtaagcggatttccttttcattcaagcaaaagtccgattgaatcaagaatatcttttctcgtcaaattttttgagaGCTTTGGACTATACGGGATCCGAGAGACATTTTTTCCGGTCAGGTAAACTTGGAATTTAGTAGgtgaggagggggagggagaccGAGGGATGTTGACCGTaaacaatttggaaactctGTCTACTTTAAGAACTTAAAACGAGCTACCAATTTTTTAATAAGTCTTTGGTTATTAGCTCATTTTTCGTGCTATCAGAAGTTTTATCGTTCTGATAAAAAAACTAGATGTATTTAATATTGTGTGTTTTAATGTAAATTCAAATCTGGTTAA is a window from the Bemisia tabaci chromosome 5, PGI_BMITA_v3 genome containing:
- the LOC109037327 gene encoding uncharacterized protein, giving the protein MPLFKSPRIPTWEGYHYERDDTSTNNEEQSTYKYGRRAPIEEIPPKAFKRAPFTKPPFTHDDLRKAIPPHCFQRSIPHSFLYLFYDVAAVFTLYHVATDFIPLLPIPLRYLAWLVYWVAQGCVLVGISEIAHGCGHHSFSDHEWLDDVVGLLLFSPLLIPYFSFQFSHGRHHANMGSIGREEALATKRRDALSQGGERIFQWLRKTPFRLIIIVGGLLFGVQLSLTVGFGGRQYNQISSLLNPWSPIFSRKQRLQVVISDVFLAAALYTYYQIGATQGWEWFLCVYGGPYVVHNALAVMMVSLSHMHPALPRYDADEWDWLRGSLSTVDRDWGVLNHTFHHMPDLHVVHHLFPKMPHYHLQEATHYVRPILGEYYQRDTTSIYKALFREVQCLAFVQKDNDVEHGGVFWFAIDKS